In the genome of Limnobaculum zhutongyuii, one region contains:
- a CDS encoding D-alanine--D-alanine ligase, translating to MTEKVAVLLGGTSAERDVSLNSGAAVLAGLREAGVDAHPIDPKTYPVAQLKADGFDKVFIALHGRGGEDGTLQGLLEFLGLPYTGSGVMASALTMDKLRTKLLWQGSNLPVSPYVALSADQLAQVDSDAIIKQLGLPLIVKPSSEGSSVGMSKVNTAADLLPALKEAFKHDTSVLIEKWLSGPEFTVAILGDEVLPSIRIQPAGVFYDYQAKYISDDTQYFCPSGLSDELESQIRALAAAAYKAVGCRGWGRVDVMQDSDGQFYLLEVNTAPGMTNHSLVPMAARQHGLSFSQLVVKILALAD from the coding sequence ATGACTGAGAAAGTGGCAGTCCTTCTTGGCGGGACATCAGCAGAGCGTGATGTATCACTGAACTCTGGTGCTGCTGTGTTAGCAGGCTTACGCGAGGCGGGCGTTGACGCTCATCCGATTGACCCAAAAACTTATCCTGTCGCCCAGTTAAAGGCTGATGGATTCGATAAAGTATTTATTGCGTTACATGGTCGTGGCGGTGAAGACGGTACCTTGCAAGGGCTACTGGAGTTCCTTGGTCTGCCTTATACCGGCAGTGGCGTAATGGCTTCTGCATTAACGATGGATAAATTGAGAACTAAATTGCTATGGCAAGGCTCTAACCTTCCGGTGTCACCTTATGTGGCTCTGAGCGCCGATCAACTGGCGCAGGTTGATAGCGATGCCATCATCAAACAGCTGGGATTACCGCTGATTGTGAAGCCAAGCAGTGAAGGTTCAAGCGTGGGTATGAGCAAGGTTAATACGGCAGCAGATTTATTGCCGGCGTTAAAAGAAGCCTTTAAGCATGATACCAGCGTACTGATTGAGAAGTGGTTGAGTGGCCCGGAATTTACCGTGGCGATTTTAGGGGATGAAGTACTGCCTTCTATCCGTATTCAACCAGCCGGTGTGTTTTATGACTATCAGGCAAAATATATCTCTGATGATACTCAATACTTCTGTCCAAGCGGCTTAAGTGATGAGCTGGAGAGCCAAATTCGGGCGTTAGCAGCCGCTGCTTATAAGGCTGTGGGTTGCCGGGGTTGGGGACGTGTCGATGTGATGCAGGATAGCGATGGTCAGTTTTATCTGCTGGAAGTCAATACAGCACCAGGTATGACTAACCATAGTCTGGTACCAATGGCGGCACGCCAGCATGGTTTAAGTTTTTCTCAGCTAGTCGTTAAGATTTTGGCGTTGGCTGATTGA
- the ftsQ gene encoding cell division protein FtsQ: MSQAARNVRDEQERKSAGRSNGTQLIGLIFLLMVIGTVVWGCWAVIHWMNDAERLPLSRLVVTGERHITTNDDIRQTILSSGAPGTFMSQDVDVLQQQILHLKWIKQASVRKQWPDELKIHIVEYVPYARWNDLQLLDKDGNVFSIPAERVSDKNLPLLYGPEDGEKEVLEGYNSMNQALAAAKFKLKTVSMSERRSWQLVLDNDVRIELGRENRTKRLDRFIALYPTLLQQVPADKRIASLDMRYDTGAAVGWAPAFIDSQAIFSD, translated from the coding sequence ATGTCCCAGGCAGCAAGAAACGTTCGTGATGAGCAGGAAAGAAAGAGCGCCGGACGTAGTAACGGAACTCAGCTCATTGGTCTAATCTTTCTGCTGATGGTGATAGGTACCGTGGTATGGGGATGCTGGGCAGTTATTCATTGGATGAATGACGCCGAACGCTTACCGCTTTCCCGCTTAGTGGTTACCGGTGAGCGGCATATTACGACCAACGATGATATTCGGCAGACCATTTTGTCGTCGGGTGCACCGGGTACCTTTATGTCTCAGGATGTGGATGTACTGCAACAGCAGATTCTGCACCTGAAATGGATTAAACAGGCCAGCGTACGTAAGCAATGGCCTGATGAGCTTAAGATTCATATTGTGGAGTATGTCCCTTACGCTCGCTGGAATGATCTCCAGCTGTTAGATAAAGATGGCAATGTATTCAGCATACCGGCAGAGAGAGTAAGCGATAAGAATCTCCCTCTGTTGTATGGTCCGGAAGATGGAGAAAAAGAGGTTCTGGAAGGATACAACAGCATGAACCAGGCGCTGGCCGCTGCAAAGTTTAAGCTGAAGACCGTGTCAATGAGTGAACGTCGCTCATGGCAGTTAGTGTTAGATAACGATGTGCGCATCGAGCTGGGAAGAGAAAACCGAACCAAGCGTTTAGATCGCTTTATCGCTCTTTATCCTACGCTGTTGCAGCAAGTACCTGCGGATAAGCGCATTGCCTCGCTGGATATGCGCTATGACACCGGTGCAGCGGTTGGTTGGGCACCCGCATTTATTGACAGTCAGGCAATTTTTTCTGATTGA
- the murC gene encoding UDP-N-acetylmuramate--L-alanine ligase translates to MVPEMRRVRHIHFVGIGGAGMGGIAEVLANEGYQISGSDLAPNAVTQQLIALGAEIYFNHRAENVKGASVVVVSTAVPADNAEVVAAREARIPVIRRAEMLAELMRFRHGIAIAGTHGKTTTTALVTGIYAAAGLDPTFVNGGLVKAAGTHAALGCSRYLIAEADESDASFLHLQPMVAIVTNIEADHMDTYQGDFENLKQTFINFLHNLPFYGRAVMCVDDPVVRELIPQVGRQVITYGFSEDADVRIKDYEQIRSQGFFTLCRHDKSDLKVMLNAPGRHNALNAAAAVATATEEGIGDDAIVQALANFQGTGRRFDFLGKFEREEGGDIMLVDDYGHHPSEVDVTIKAARAGWEERRLVMIFQPHRYSRTRDLYDDFANVLSQVDVLFMLDVYPAGEAPIPGADSRSLCRTIRGRGKLDPIFVSDVDALPDMLQQVLQSGDLVLTQGAGNIGRVARRLAELKLQTINTNEGNHD, encoded by the coding sequence ATGGTGCCGGAAATGCGACGCGTCCGGCATATCCACTTTGTAGGTATTGGTGGAGCAGGCATGGGAGGCATCGCTGAAGTTCTGGCTAACGAAGGTTACCAGATCAGTGGTTCCGATTTGGCGCCAAATGCTGTCACGCAACAATTAATCGCGCTGGGTGCAGAAATTTACTTCAATCACCGGGCAGAAAACGTTAAGGGAGCCAGCGTAGTTGTCGTTTCAACCGCGGTTCCTGCGGATAATGCAGAGGTGGTTGCAGCACGTGAGGCACGTATTCCGGTTATCCGTCGTGCAGAAATGCTGGCAGAGCTGATGCGTTTTCGTCATGGCATTGCTATCGCCGGTACTCATGGCAAAACTACAACTACCGCATTAGTAACCGGTATCTATGCTGCGGCAGGATTAGATCCAACGTTTGTTAATGGTGGTCTGGTTAAAGCAGCAGGAACTCATGCCGCATTGGGCTGTAGCCGTTATCTGATTGCCGAAGCTGATGAGAGCGATGCGTCGTTCCTGCATTTACAGCCAATGGTTGCCATTGTGACGAATATTGAAGCCGACCATATGGATACTTATCAGGGCGACTTCGAAAACTTAAAGCAGACGTTTATTAATTTCCTGCACAATTTGCCGTTTTATGGTCGGGCAGTGATGTGTGTTGATGATCCCGTGGTACGCGAGCTTATCCCACAGGTTGGTCGTCAGGTGATTACTTACGGTTTCAGTGAAGATGCTGATGTCCGTATTAAAGATTATGAACAAATACGCTCTCAGGGTTTCTTTACCCTTTGTCGTCATGATAAGAGCGATTTAAAGGTAATGTTGAACGCACCGGGTCGTCATAACGCACTGAATGCGGCAGCGGCAGTAGCGACCGCGACGGAAGAGGGCATTGGTGACGATGCTATTGTTCAGGCGTTGGCTAACTTCCAGGGAACCGGTCGTCGTTTTGACTTTCTGGGTAAATTTGAACGTGAAGAGGGTGGCGACATTATGCTGGTTGATGATTATGGTCATCACCCAAGTGAAGTGGATGTCACCATTAAAGCAGCCAGAGCCGGTTGGGAAGAGCGTCGTTTAGTCATGATTTTCCAACCGCATCGCTATTCACGTACCCGTGACCTGTACGATGATTTTGCTAACGTATTGTCTCAGGTTGATGTGCTGTTTATGCTGGATGTTTATCCGGCGGGAGAAGCGCCAATTCCGGGAGCAGACAGCCGTTCACTCTGTCGTACTATTCGTGGACGCGGCAAATTAGATCCAATTTTTGTGTCAGATGTAGATGCGCTACCGGATATGTTGCAGCAGGTGTTGCAGAGTGGCGATCTGGTTCTGACTCAGGGGGCCGGTAATATTGGGCGCGTAGCCCGTCGGTTAGCTGAATTAAAATTACAAACAATAAATACAAACGAGGGAAATCATGACTGA
- the ftsA gene encoding cell division protein FtsA, whose amino-acid sequence MIKSTDRKLVVGLEIGTAKVAALVGEVLPDGMVNIIGVGSCPSRGMDKGGVNDLESVVKSVQRAIDQAELMADCQIASVYLALSGKHISCQNEIGMVPISEEEVTQEDVESVVHTAKSVRVRDEHRILHVIPQEYAIDYQEGIKNPVGLSGVRMQAKVHLITCHNDMAKNIVKAVERCGLKVDQLIFAGLASSYAVLTEDERELGVCVIDIGGGTMDIAIYTGGALRHTKVIPYAGNVVTSDIAYAFGTPPTDAEAIKVRHGCALGSIVSKDENVEVPSVGGRPPRSLQRQTLADVIEPRYTELLNLVNDEILQVQEQLRQQGVKHHLAAGIVLTGGAAQIDGLAECAQRVFHTQVRIGQPLNITGLTDYAQEPYYSTAVGLLHYGKESHLRGETDVEKRTSMRSWAQRLTGWLRKEF is encoded by the coding sequence ATGATCAAATCGACAGACAGAAAACTGGTGGTTGGACTGGAAATTGGCACAGCAAAAGTCGCTGCGCTGGTTGGAGAAGTACTGCCTGACGGTATGGTTAATATTATTGGCGTAGGAAGCTGCCCATCGCGCGGAATGGATAAAGGCGGAGTTAACGATTTAGAGTCAGTGGTTAAATCAGTACAACGAGCTATTGATCAGGCCGAACTGATGGCAGATTGTCAGATTGCTTCTGTTTATCTGGCGCTGTCAGGTAAACATATCAGCTGTCAGAACGAGATAGGTATGGTGCCTATCTCTGAAGAAGAAGTCACACAGGAAGATGTGGAGAGTGTGGTTCATACCGCTAAATCGGTGCGGGTTCGTGATGAGCACCGGATCCTGCATGTGATCCCTCAGGAATATGCTATCGACTATCAGGAAGGGATTAAAAATCCGGTAGGACTTTCCGGTGTGCGGATGCAGGCAAAAGTGCATCTGATTACTTGCCATAATGATATGGCTAAAAACATTGTTAAAGCGGTAGAACGCTGCGGACTTAAGGTAGATCAACTTATTTTTGCCGGTTTAGCCTCAAGCTATGCCGTTTTGACAGAAGATGAACGTGAACTGGGTGTCTGCGTCATTGATATTGGCGGCGGGACCATGGATATCGCTATTTATACTGGCGGTGCTCTGCGTCATACTAAAGTTATTCCTTACGCAGGTAATGTGGTTACCAGTGATATCGCTTATGCCTTCGGGACGCCTCCAACGGATGCCGAAGCAATAAAAGTGCGTCATGGATGTGCTTTGGGTTCTATCGTCAGCAAAGATGAGAACGTGGAAGTCCCTAGCGTTGGTGGCAGACCACCGCGTAGTTTACAGCGTCAGACGTTAGCTGATGTGATTGAGCCGCGTTATACCGAGCTGCTTAATCTGGTAAACGATGAAATTTTGCAGGTGCAGGAACAACTGCGTCAACAAGGGGTTAAGCATCACTTAGCCGCCGGTATCGTGTTAACAGGGGGAGCAGCTCAGATTGATGGTTTAGCTGAGTGTGCTCAAAGAGTGTTCCATACCCAGGTGCGTATTGGACAGCCACTGAATATCACTGGACTAACGGATTATGCGCAAGAGCCTTACTACTCAACGGCAGTAGGTCTGTTGCACTACGGTAAAGAGTCTCACCTCAGAGGCGAGACTGATGTAGAAAAAAGAACATCTATGCGTAGCTGGGCACAGCGTTTGACCGGTTGGTTACGTAAAGAATTTTAA
- the ftsZ gene encoding cell division protein FtsZ yields the protein MFEPMELTNDAVIKVIGVGGGGGNAVEHMVREHIEGVEFFAINTDAQALRKTAVGQTIQIGSGVTKGLGAGANPEVGRNSAEEDREQLRTALEGADMVFIAAGMGGGTGTGAAPVVAEVAKDLGILTVAVVTKPFNFEGKKRMTFAEQGIAELSKHVDSLITIPNDKLLKVLGRGISLLDAFGAANDVLKGAVQGIAELITRPGLMNVDFADVRTVMSEMGYAMMGSGIARGEDRAEEAAEMAISSPLLEDIDLSGARGVLVNITAGFDLRLDEFETVGNTIRAFASDNATVVIGTSLDPDMSDELRVTVVATGIGMDKRPEITLVSKSPATQPVDHRYAQHGLAPLQPQESKPAAAKVVNDQGVQPNKEPDYLDIPAFLRKQAD from the coding sequence ATGTTTGAACCAATGGAGCTAACCAACGATGCGGTGATTAAAGTCATCGGCGTTGGCGGCGGCGGCGGTAATGCTGTCGAACATATGGTGCGTGAGCACATTGAAGGCGTTGAATTCTTCGCCATCAATACCGATGCTCAAGCGTTGCGGAAAACGGCCGTTGGCCAAACTATCCAGATCGGCAGTGGCGTAACTAAAGGTTTAGGCGCAGGTGCTAACCCTGAAGTGGGTCGCAATTCTGCAGAAGAAGACCGTGAACAACTGCGTACTGCACTGGAAGGTGCGGACATGGTGTTTATTGCTGCCGGCATGGGTGGTGGTACCGGAACCGGTGCTGCGCCAGTGGTTGCTGAAGTAGCAAAAGACTTAGGTATTCTGACCGTTGCCGTGGTAACCAAACCGTTTAACTTCGAAGGTAAAAAGCGTATGACGTTTGCAGAGCAAGGCATTGCCGAACTCTCCAAGCATGTTGACTCGCTGATTACTATTCCTAATGACAAGCTACTGAAAGTATTAGGTCGCGGTATTTCACTGCTGGATGCTTTCGGTGCAGCCAATGATGTATTAAAAGGCGCGGTGCAGGGTATTGCAGAACTGATTACTCGTCCGGGCTTAATGAACGTTGACTTTGCGGACGTACGTACTGTGATGTCTGAAATGGGTTATGCCATGATGGGTTCTGGTATTGCTCGCGGTGAAGATCGTGCTGAAGAAGCGGCTGAAATGGCTATCTCCAGTCCGTTACTGGAAGATATCGATCTGTCTGGTGCCCGCGGTGTTCTGGTTAACATCACGGCTGGCTTTGACTTACGTTTGGATGAGTTCGAAACCGTTGGTAACACCATCCGTGCATTTGCATCGGATAATGCCACCGTGGTTATCGGTACTTCTCTGGACCCGGATATGAGCGATGAGCTGCGTGTAACTGTTGTTGCAACAGGTATCGGTATGGATAAGCGTCCTGAAATTACGCTGGTCTCTAAATCACCGGCCACTCAACCTGTCGATCATCGCTATGCTCAACATGGCTTAGCTCCTCTGCAACCGCAAGAGAGCAAACCTGCTGCAGCGAAAGTGGTAAATGACCAGGGCGTTCAGCCGAACAAAGAGCCTGATTATTTAGATATTCCAGCCTTCTTACGCAAACAAGCGGATTAA
- the murG gene encoding undecaprenyldiphospho-muramoylpentapeptide beta-N-acetylglucosaminyltransferase: MKQKRLMVMAGGTGGHVFPGLAVAHDLMAQGWEVRWLGTADRMEADLVPKHGIEIDFINISGLRGKGIIALLCAPFRIFRAVRQAKAIMRNYKPDVVLGMGGYVSGPGGLAAWMCGIPVVLHEQNGIAGLTNRWLAKIAKRVLQAFPGAFPNAEVVGNPVRTDVLALPLPEVRLSERSGAIRVLVVGGSQGARILNQTVPQAAERLGNKIILWHQVGKGALESVQQDYQQRGLDGHNITEFIDDMASAYAWADVVVCRSGALTVSEIAAAGLPAIFVPFMHKDRQQYWNALPLEKAGAAKIIEQPQFNADSLTEALEELNRSKLLAMAMEARATAIPDATERVSAVVKSVAL; this comes from the coding sequence ATGAAGCAGAAGCGTTTAATGGTGATGGCAGGTGGAACCGGAGGACACGTCTTCCCGGGGCTGGCTGTTGCCCATGACCTGATGGCGCAAGGCTGGGAAGTTCGCTGGCTGGGAACTGCGGATAGAATGGAAGCCGATTTAGTGCCGAAACACGGAATAGAAATCGATTTTATTAACATTTCCGGACTTCGTGGCAAAGGTATCATTGCGTTATTATGTGCGCCATTCAGAATTTTCCGTGCTGTACGCCAGGCTAAAGCCATCATGCGTAATTATAAACCCGATGTGGTACTGGGTATGGGCGGTTATGTTTCTGGTCCGGGTGGTCTGGCCGCCTGGATGTGTGGCATTCCGGTGGTATTACACGAACAAAATGGCATTGCAGGATTAACTAATCGCTGGTTGGCCAAAATCGCTAAACGTGTGTTGCAGGCATTTCCCGGCGCGTTTCCTAATGCCGAGGTGGTAGGTAATCCGGTTCGTACCGATGTTCTGGCGCTGCCTCTGCCGGAAGTTCGTTTATCTGAGCGCAGTGGCGCTATCCGGGTGCTGGTTGTTGGTGGCAGTCAGGGTGCGCGAATACTCAATCAGACCGTTCCGCAAGCGGCTGAACGTTTGGGGAATAAAATCATTCTCTGGCATCAGGTTGGTAAAGGTGCACTGGAAAGCGTACAGCAGGATTATCAGCAACGCGGTCTGGACGGGCACAATATCACTGAATTTATTGACGACATGGCGTCAGCCTATGCGTGGGCCGATGTGGTGGTCTGTCGTTCTGGTGCTTTGACGGTAAGCGAAATTGCTGCCGCAGGTTTACCGGCTATTTTTGTGCCATTTATGCACAAGGATCGCCAGCAATACTGGAATGCGTTGCCGTTGGAAAAAGCAGGAGCGGCCAAAATTATTGAACAACCTCAGTTTAATGCAGATTCATTAACTGAAGCGTTGGAAGAATTGAATCGATCAAAACTACTGGCAATGGCGATGGAAGCCAGAGCGACAGCCATACCGGACGCAACTGAACGCGTTTCTGCGGTAGTTAAAAGCGTCGCCCTGTAG
- the lpxC gene encoding UDP-3-O-acyl-N-acetylglucosamine deacetylase, translated as MIKQRTLKRIIQATGVGLHTGRKVSLTLRPAAANTGVIYRRTDLNPPVDFPADAKSVRDTMLCTCLVNEDDVRISTVEHLNAALAGLGIDNIIIEVDAPEIPIMDGSAAPFVYLLLDGGIEELNAPKKFLRITQPVRVEDGDKWAELTPFNGFSLDFTIDFNHPAIDSGSQRYRMNFSADAFVRQISRARTFGFMRDIEYLQSKGLCLGGSFDCAIVVDDYRVLNEDGLRFEDEFVRHKMLDAIGDLFMCGHNIIGAFTAFKSGHALNNKLLQAVLAKQEAWEYVTFEDEAEMPLAFKTSRTVLA; from the coding sequence ATGATTAAACAGCGGACACTAAAACGCATCATTCAAGCTACAGGCGTCGGTCTTCATACCGGACGCAAGGTTAGCCTGACTCTGCGCCCGGCCGCAGCTAATACGGGTGTCATCTATCGTCGTACTGACTTGAATCCACCGGTTGATTTTCCGGCAGATGCAAAATCCGTGCGTGATACCATGCTGTGTACTTGCCTGGTTAATGAAGATGACGTACGTATTTCTACTGTGGAACACCTTAATGCTGCGTTAGCAGGATTAGGCATCGACAACATTATTATTGAAGTTGACGCACCAGAAATTCCAATTATGGATGGTAGTGCGGCACCTTTCGTCTACTTACTGTTAGACGGCGGAATTGAAGAACTAAACGCACCGAAGAAATTCCTGCGTATTACTCAGCCTGTTCGCGTCGAAGACGGCGACAAGTGGGCTGAACTGACACCTTTTAACGGTTTCAGCTTAGACTTTACTATCGATTTTAATCACCCGGCGATTGATTCCGGTTCACAACGCTATCGCATGAATTTCTCTGCTGATGCGTTTGTTCGTCAGATCAGTCGTGCACGTACCTTTGGGTTCATGCGTGATATCGAGTATTTACAGTCTAAGGGCCTGTGCCTGGGTGGCAGCTTCGATTGTGCTATCGTAGTAGATGATTACCGTGTGCTGAACGAAGATGGTTTGCGTTTTGAAGACGAATTTGTTCGTCATAAAATGTTGGATGCTATCGGTGATCTGTTTATGTGTGGTCACAACATTATTGGCGCATTTACTGCGTTCAAATCTGGTCACGCATTAAACAACAAGCTTCTGCAAGCTGTATTAGCGAAACAGGAAGCCTGGGAATACGTTACCTTTGAAGACGAAGCTGAAATGCCACTGGCATTCAAAACGTCGAGAACTGTACTGGCTTAA
- the ftsW gene encoding cell division protein FtsW: protein MSVFSLVRPFQSFTQWVTGSRQSSEAVDYDVMYDRTLLWMAIGLTIVGFVMVTSASMPVAQRYTDDPFLFAKRDAIYILLAVAAALVTLRIPMEMWQRYSPIILLIAIVMLLIVLAVGSSVNGASRWIAFGPVRIQPAELSKLALFFYLASYLVRKVDEVRNNFWGFCKPMGVMVILAVLLLAQPDLGTVVVLFITTLGMLFLAGAKLWQFLAIIGSGVFAVGLLIVAEPYRLRRVTSFWDPWADPFGAGYQLTQSLMAFGRGELWGQGLGNSIQKLEYLPEAHTDFIFAIIGEELGYFGVVLILLMVFFVAFRAMLIGRRALEAGQRFSGFLACEIGLWFSFQTLVNVGAAAGILPTKGLTLPLISYGGSSLLVMSTALVLLLRIDYETRQANCQAHVRGTR from the coding sequence CACCTTGCTGTGGATGGCGATTGGTTTAACTATTGTTGGTTTTGTCATGGTGACATCGGCATCAATGCCGGTTGCCCAACGATATACTGACGACCCGTTTTTATTTGCTAAACGTGATGCTATTTACATTCTGTTGGCTGTCGCTGCTGCACTGGTAACGCTGCGTATTCCGATGGAAATGTGGCAACGCTATAGCCCGATTATTCTGTTGATTGCCATCGTGATGTTGTTAATTGTGTTGGCGGTTGGTAGCTCGGTTAATGGTGCATCCCGCTGGATTGCTTTTGGTCCGGTTCGTATTCAGCCAGCAGAGCTTTCTAAACTGGCGCTGTTTTTCTATCTGGCCAGCTATCTGGTACGTAAGGTCGATGAGGTTCGTAATAACTTCTGGGGCTTTTGTAAGCCGATGGGCGTTATGGTGATTCTGGCCGTTTTACTGCTGGCTCAGCCCGATTTGGGAACCGTAGTGGTACTGTTTATTACTACGCTGGGCATGCTGTTTTTAGCCGGGGCTAAACTTTGGCAATTTTTGGCGATTATCGGGTCCGGTGTATTTGCCGTAGGCTTATTGATCGTTGCAGAGCCTTATCGTTTACGCCGGGTGACTTCATTCTGGGATCCATGGGCTGATCCATTTGGCGCGGGTTATCAGCTAACGCAATCGCTGATGGCATTTGGCCGTGGAGAGCTTTGGGGACAGGGTTTAGGTAACTCAATTCAGAAACTGGAATACCTGCCTGAGGCCCATACTGACTTTATTTTTGCCATTATCGGTGAAGAATTAGGCTATTTTGGTGTGGTTTTGATCCTCTTAATGGTATTCTTCGTCGCTTTTAGAGCAATGCTGATTGGTCGCCGCGCTTTAGAAGCCGGGCAGCGTTTCTCCGGTTTTCTCGCCTGTGAGATTGGTTTGTGGTTTAGCTTCCAGACGTTAGTTAACGTTGGTGCTGCAGCTGGTATTCTACCGACCAAAGGTTTGACTCTACCGCTAATCAGCTATGGTGGTTCCAGTTTACTGGTGATGTCTACCGCGCTGGTTTTACTACTTAGAATTGACTATGAAACGCGTCAGGCCAACTGTCAGGCGCATGTAAGAGGTACCCGATGA
- a CDS encoding DUF721 domain-containing protein, protein MRDSRPLLLDTLFDDTDLLRNVQQRAIALIKLNKAVKALLPKQLHEFCRVANYRQGILVLEVANASWLTLLRYEQQTLLSTLRSEILPSLVSIDIKINPKLSTNKQTAENLVHRYIPESTKDDMPMRQLSEQSAKQLKELAARSPKRLKEKLERLAALAGERVTSATSRNNLNRTKKP, encoded by the coding sequence ATGCGCGATAGTCGCCCATTATTATTAGATACGCTATTTGATGATACAGACCTGTTGCGAAACGTCCAGCAGCGGGCCATAGCGCTGATAAAACTTAATAAGGCAGTTAAGGCTCTGTTACCTAAACAACTGCACGAATTCTGTCGAGTTGCTAACTACCGTCAAGGTATTTTAGTCCTTGAGGTGGCAAATGCCAGTTGGTTGACACTTTTACGTTATGAACAACAAACATTATTAAGCACACTCAGGAGTGAAATATTACCATCTTTAGTGTCAATCGACATAAAGATTAATCCAAAGTTAAGCACAAATAAGCAGACTGCTGAAAATTTAGTCCATCGCTACATTCCGGAAAGCACAAAAGATGATATGCCTATGCGCCAGCTTAGTGAACAGAGTGCAAAACAGTTGAAGGAATTGGCAGCGAGGAGCCCAAAAAGGCTGAAAGAGAAACTAGAACGACTTGCTGCACTAGCTGGAGAGAGAGTAACCAGCGCAACAAGCCGTAATAATTTAAATCGTACTAAAAAACCGTAA